The DNA region ACCTAAAATTTGGATCAAATCACCGGGAAGGCAAACCATAGAGGCCCCGGTATCTACAAGGAATTCGATTTCGACCTTACGGATCCTATCTTGGACTAAATTTCCGGATTTATACGCAAGCACGTCCGCAGTATTTTCTAATTCTGCTTTTTGATAAATCCTTCCCAAATCAATTTCCCCCGTGGAGAGATTCGAATGTTTTCAGAGTGATGTCAAATGGATTCTTTAGGTTTTTTGAATGTAGTGAGGAATATTGATTCCAGGAATGGAGAGGCGAAATTTAGGAAGTGGAGAATTGAATTTTGATTCCGAGTTCATTTGTGAAGAATCGAATGTTGGAATTCCAACATATGTTTTAAGTGGAAATTCGGATTGTAATTTAGGAAATTTTCATATATAGGAGAATTGCTTCTCCCACAAGCCCACCTCCTCCACCCGAACCAGGGCGGGGGCCGTTTTTAAAAATCCGCTTTCGATCAATCTTAGCGTATCAATTCAACTTATACTCGTTTGACTTTCGTCACCGACTCGCATTGCGGTCGTCTTCTCGCTCCCTATGGGTCGCTACGAAGGGGCGGGGGCGATCTTCACCCACATGTTGGAGTTCCAGCAACCGTTACATTTTGCACGATCAGGTTACTTAAAGATTTTTTAATATCTCTCGGATCAGTTCTCCCGTATCCGTAAAACTTTGTTTTTTTAGGATCTTCTCCACTTCTTTGAGAGCGGATTTATCTTCGAAACCGAGCTGAACAAGTGCTTGGACTGCAGTTTCTTTAAAACGATCTTCAGGGGAAGGAAGTTTTTCTTTGGAAGTTTCAGGGATTGAAGGATCTTCCGGACCTGCTTCTAAAAACAGTTCCAGTTTTTTGAGATTTTGTTTTACTTCGAAAAAGATTTTTTCAGAAGTTTTGGCTCTGACTTTTGGAATTTTTTCCAAGTCCTTTGCTTCTCCGGAAGAGGCGATCTTATGCAATTCCCAAGGACTGAAGAAGGAGAGCACTTTGAGTGCGGTCATTTCTCCGATCCCGTGTAGGCCCTTCATTACTTTAAAAAATTCTTTATCTCTTTCTTGTAGGAATCCGAAAAGTTTTTGTCCTCTTTCGGTGATGGAATGATGGATATGTAGTCGAACTTCTTTGGCGGAAGTTTGGAATTCTTTCAGTTCCCAATAGGTCTTGAATGAAATTACGATTTCATAAGTTACTCCATGAACATCTAAGTTCACGGAGCCTACTTCTAGTTTTCGAATGGAACCTTGTAGTCCGGAGATCATGTCGGGAAGTTTAAAAAGTGATGCCTGCGGAGGCAATCATTTCCACAAATCCGAAATTCTGTGTAGCACGATCCTTGGATTTTCCATTGGTGTAGATACTTGTAAGATCTATATATCCACCTTTTGCTCCGAATTCAAAGAAGAAGGATTTGAATAAGTCGATTCTAAGTGCTGAATATCCGGAGACCCCGTATCCGGAAAGGTGGAATCTATTATTATGACCTTCTCCAAATAGCCTTACATCACTTCTACAAACTACAGGTCCAGCTCCCACGGAACCTACTAAGCTAAGCGCGTTCTCTCCGTTTGGAGAAACCCAGAGCGGTGCTACGTAACCTACATCTACGAATAGATAATTTAGGCCGTCTGTATGTTCGAATTTCAGGAAATCGGGAGAGATATTGACTGTTTCCCCTCCATGATATCCTGCAAATTGATTTATATTATTCGGAAATAGTAATGCATAAGGAGCAGACTCGAAAGAAGTATGAAGCCTTGCCCATTCTATTGCATTAGGATCAATATATCCGCTGATGCTTGCGGCCTGTCCTCTGGACATTACATATTTCATATGATCTTGCCCGAATGCAATAAACAGATTATCTGTGAGATAATAGGTAAGTTTAAAATTATACTGAGGGATTTCCCAGAGAGAAGGATTCAGATAAACATCCGTAGAAAATTTTTCCGGTTTATCGCGAGCAACCACATCTTTTAATGTAAAAGAATATCCGGGCCCTTTGAAGTTGATATCACTTTGGGTATAAGAATCTCTATTATAACCCCATTGGAAAGACCAGCGACCTTTTCTTTGGTCCACTCTTCTTTCTTCTTTTTTTACTTGTTCCGGTTTTGAAGCCTCTTTTGCTTGAGCAAGTTGTAACGGAGTTAGTTTTTCTTCTCCCCCTACGGCAAATAGGGAAGTGGAGAAGGTCAGTAGTATTAAAATAATATAATGGACGAATGATGACGATCTAGTTTCGGATCTCATTTTGGGTGGAAGCCTCCGTGGGACACAGTTCTATGCCAGAATTCAGGAATAGTTCCGGGAGGCATCTTTTTTTCTTAGGATAAAAATTTCCAAATCATTCCAGGTCTATTCCGCTACCGATAGTCCAGGGTACAATTTTGACCCCGTCCTTATTCCCCCAGGAAATTCCATCCGTAGGTGGGTTGATCCCTTTTGTATCGGGAGAAGCAGGGAAGGATAACCTTTGTTTGAGGTCCAACATAGGCTCCTTAGGTAGATCATCTCCTAAAGGAAACGTTCCCCAATGGATGGGCGCGAATGATTTTGCATTCAAATCCTTGGTCGCCATCAACGCTTCTTCCGGTCCGATATGCGCGTATTTCATAAACCATCTAGGCTTATAAGCTCCGATCGGAAGAAGTGCAAGATCCACCGGTTTACCTAAACGTTCAGAGATATTTTTAAAATGAGAAGAATATCCGGTATCACCCGCAAAGTAGATGATCTTTCCCTGAGCTTCTAAAGAATAACTTCCCCAGAAATAT from Leptospira selangorensis includes:
- the ruvA gene encoding Holliday junction branch migration protein RuvA, translating into MISGLQGSIRKLEVGSVNLDVHGVTYEIVISFKTYWELKEFQTSAKEVRLHIHHSITERGQKLFGFLQERDKEFFKVMKGLHGIGEMTALKVLSFFSPWELHKIASSGEAKDLEKIPKVRAKTSEKIFFEVKQNLKKLELFLEAGPEDPSIPETSKEKLPSPEDRFKETAVQALVQLGFEDKSALKEVEKILKKQSFTDTGELIREILKNL